From Mangifera indica cultivar Alphonso unplaced genomic scaffold, CATAS_Mindica_2.1 Un_0001, whole genome shotgun sequence, the proteins below share one genomic window:
- the LOC123205106 gene encoding uncharacterized protein LOC123205106, protein MGLVLLFWFQVFCSRIDCGSSASLVPCIVLSFQNQPLQLLTCCACYGITAAVGFFCRIQTQIFSTSLPRFSVLLSCFLWSTVAAQRFCFLVFTAIESCLPSNAVCSRFYSSPVLQSA, encoded by the exons ATGGGATTAGTGCTGCT CTTCTGGTTCCAGGTGTTCTGCTCCAGAATAGATTGTGGATCCTCTGCTTCCTTGGTTCCCTGTATTGTCCTGTCTTTCCAGAACCAACCTCTGCAATTGCTTACCTGCTGTGCTTGTTATGGGATTACGGCTGCTGTAGGTTTCTTCTGCAGGATCCAAACCCAGATTTTCTCTACTTCTCTGCCCAGATTTTCTGTCCTACTCTCCTGCTTTCTCTGGTCGACTGTAGCAGCTCAACGTTTCTGCTTCCTGGTTTTCACTGCAATAGAATCCTGCCTTCCTTCTAATGCAGTCTGTTCCAGATTTTATTCTTCTCCAGTGCTGCAGTCTGCTTGA
- the LOC123205105 gene encoding uncharacterized protein LOC123205105 → MVDDDDEEDAPQKNTNIDEPKLIGLHPVSNEKVLLKKGPYGFYVQLGEARRPLLPILRMWTLLHLKTRWSCCVTFNIRKPSKGWTSSYIKAYKGWIFCLTSTHYSFCSKEYGSEGHHSREGIGTFAE, encoded by the exons atggttgatgatgatgatgaagaagatgctCCGCAAAAGAACACTAACATTGATGAGCCAAAATTAATTGGTCTTCATCCAGTTTCAAATGAAAAG GTTCTTTTGAAGAAGGGTCCTTATGGATTCTATGTACAGCTTGGTGAAGCTAGGAGGCCACTGCTTCCCAT aTTAAGGATGTGGACTCTATTACACTTGAAGACGCGCTGGAGCTGCTGCGTTACCTTTAACATTA GGAAACCATCCAAAGGATGGACATCCAGTTATATTAAAGCATACAAAGGCTGGATTTTCTGTTTGACATCGACGCACTATAGCTTCTGTTCCAAAG AATATGGAAGCGAAGGACATCACTCTAGAGAGGGCATTGGAACTTTTGCCGAGTAA